A genomic segment from Gilvibacter sp. SZ-19 encodes:
- a CDS encoding helix-hairpin-helix domain-containing protein — protein MKTLHKLFLVTLVASLSFTACKSEKQAETTEETTTETTATEQKSEATENTATVVLNANLATAEELQGIGMSEELATKVIENRPYLTLADFAAQLGEDVSKENMYKKIFVPFNLNTTPEADFKQIPGVGDKMAHEFEEYRPYTSVAQFRKEIGKYVDEAQVEYYLNYVFVPVELNTASKEDIKALPGVGDRMTHEFEEYRPYTSMEQFRKEIGKYVDDKELARLERLVYLKN, from the coding sequence ATGAAAACTTTGCACAAATTATTCCTAGTGACCTTAGTTGCATCCCTGAGCTTTACTGCATGTAAATCAGAAAAACAGGCAGAGACCACGGAAGAAACTACCACAGAAACTACTGCTACGGAGCAAAAATCCGAAGCAACTGAAAATACGGCTACCGTTGTTTTAAACGCAAACCTGGCCACGGCAGAAGAACTTCAAGGTATTGGTATGTCAGAGGAGCTTGCCACCAAGGTGATCGAGAACCGCCCGTATTTGACGCTTGCTGACTTTGCTGCGCAATTAGGAGAAGACGTTAGCAAAGAGAATATGTACAAAAAGATCTTTGTTCCCTTTAACCTAAACACCACTCCGGAGGCCGATTTTAAACAGATCCCGGGAGTAGGCGATAAAATGGCCCACGAATTCGAGGAGTATAGACCTTATACCTCTGTGGCGCAGTTCCGCAAAGAGATCGGCAAGTATGTAGACGAGGCGCAAGTGGAATATTACCTGAACTATGTCTTTGTGCCGGTTGAGCTCAACACAGCTTCTAAAGAAGATATCAAGGCCTTGCCAGGTGTTGGCGATAGAATGACTCACGAGTTCGAAGAGTATCGCCCGTACACCAGTATGGAGCAGTTCCGCAAGGAGATCGGAAAATATGTGGACGACAAGGAATTGGCCCGTTTGGAGCGATTGGTTTATCTAAAGAACTAA
- a CDS encoding bacteriorhodopsin-like, with protein sequence MENFANLISLVPKLAPDDYVGFTFFVGCMAMMAASAFFFLSMNSFDRKWRTSILVSGLITFIAAVHYWYMRDYWATNMESPTFFRYVDWILTVPLMCVEFYLILKVAGAKKSLMWKLILLSVVMLVTGYWGEGVDRDNAWLWGLISGIAYFVIVYEIWLGGAAKLAKQAGGSVASSHKILCWFVLVGWAIYPIGYMAGTPGWYEGIFGGLSMDVFYNIADAINKIGFGLVIYNLAVQQTSTDQ encoded by the coding sequence ATGGAAAATTTTGCTAACCTTATTTCACTGGTTCCTAAGTTGGCGCCAGACGATTACGTAGGCTTCACCTTCTTTGTAGGGTGCATGGCCATGATGGCAGCTTCTGCCTTCTTCTTTTTGTCTATGAACAGTTTTGACCGCAAATGGAGAACATCGATTCTCGTTTCTGGACTCATCACGTTCATAGCTGCAGTACACTATTGGTACATGCGCGATTATTGGGCAACCAATATGGAATCGCCAACCTTCTTCCGTTATGTGGATTGGATTCTTACCGTTCCACTAATGTGTGTGGAGTTCTACTTGATCCTCAAAGTGGCCGGAGCCAAAAAATCACTCATGTGGAAGCTTATCTTGCTTTCCGTAGTGATGTTGGTAACAGGATACTGGGGAGAAGGTGTGGACAGAGACAATGCCTGGTTATGGGGTCTTATCTCTGGTATCGCTTACTTCGTTATTGTTTACGAGATCTGGCTCGGTGGTGCTGCAAAGCTCGCCAAGCAGGCTGGTGGTTCAGTAGCGAGCTCACACAAGATCCTTTGTTGGTTCGTGTTGGTCGGATGGGCAATTTACCCAATCGGTTACATGGCTGGTACCCCAGGATGGTATGAAGGAATCTTTGGCGGATTGAGCATGGACGTATTCTACAATATTGCAGATGCGATCAACAAGATCGGATTTGGGCTTGTAATTTACAACCTAGCAGTGCAACAAACTTCGACAGACCAGTAA
- a CDS encoding Brp/Blh family beta-carotene 15,15'-dioxygenase encodes MVKTREILIIITFFSLWLTNYFEAGSQSILAFSLLFSVGLLHGSNDLQLLGRTFFKKKKTTFYTRLALYLAVVFAAFSLFFTAPLLALFLFIGVSGYHFGEQHWDEYLGRSPLNKLFFAAYGLGILFLLFFLNPVETSQVIEQLTQFAVPKMWYAYGLLIAAGLFAIILPYYIGAKMISPPKAVQELFLLVVFAVLFRWASLVWAFTIYFIFWHSVPSIKEQVAYLYGKVNKQSVKKYLRGAIWVWLASIVGLVVFFKLMEGGNQSFLTIFFSFLGAITFAHTVIIARMFDQQE; translated from the coding sequence ATGGTTAAAACACGGGAAATACTGATTATCATTACGTTTTTCAGCCTTTGGCTAACGAATTATTTTGAGGCCGGATCACAGTCAATTTTAGCATTTAGCTTGCTGTTTTCTGTAGGTTTATTGCACGGGTCTAACGATCTGCAACTTTTAGGACGTACTTTTTTTAAGAAGAAAAAGACGACTTTTTACACCAGATTAGCACTTTATTTGGCCGTAGTGTTTGCTGCATTCAGTTTGTTCTTTACAGCACCTCTGTTGGCGCTTTTCTTGTTTATAGGCGTAAGTGGATATCATTTCGGAGAACAACACTGGGACGAATACCTAGGCAGAAGCCCGCTCAATAAGCTGTTCTTTGCGGCTTATGGTTTGGGTATATTGTTCTTACTTTTCTTTTTGAATCCGGTGGAGACCAGCCAGGTAATCGAACAGTTGACACAGTTTGCCGTACCCAAAATGTGGTACGCCTACGGTCTTTTAATTGCAGCAGGCCTTTTTGCGATTATATTACCTTATTATATAGGAGCTAAAATGATCAGTCCTCCAAAGGCAGTTCAAGAACTTTTTTTGCTTGTAGTGTTTGCGGTTCTGTTTCGATGGGCGTCCTTGGTATGGGCCTTTACCATTTACTTTATCTTTTGGCACAGTGTGCCTTCCATAAAAGAACAGGTCGCTTATCTATACGGTAAGGTCAACAAACAAAGTGTGAAAAAATACCTGCGTGGTGCTATTTGGGTATGGCTGGCATCTATAGTTGGTTTGGTGGTTTTCTTTAAGCTGATGGAAGGCGGGAATCAATCTTTTCTCACCATTTTCTTTTCGTTCTTAGGAGCTATTACCTTTGCTCATACGGTTATCATAGCGCGTATGTTTGATCAGCAGGAATAG
- a CDS encoding M28 family metallopeptidase: protein MKYTLLALLTGFVISCGPAQNAKKVTKTNVDYASTITVDDLKSHLYTFAGDEMQGRMTGSEGQKMAAEYLVNFYKAEGIAGGVTAEDYYQEIPASYFSRARDPKDSENVLAFIKGSEFPDEVIVLSAHYDHVGTDKKGNVYNGADDDGSGTVSMLEMAQAFQQAVKEGNGPKRSILFLHVTGEEIGLYGSRYYTDNPVYPLENTVCNLNTDMIGRIDPDKAGGPDYIYLIGSDKLSQELHDVSEMINSKYVNLELDYTYNDENDPNRFYYRSDHYNFAKNNIPIIFYFNGTHEDYHQITDTPDKIEYELMAKRAQLIFLTAWEVANREGRITADKVKP, encoded by the coding sequence ATGAAATACACTTTATTAGCGCTACTTACGGGCTTTGTCATTAGCTGCGGACCGGCTCAAAATGCAAAAAAAGTCACCAAGACCAATGTCGATTATGCTTCGACCATTACTGTAGACGATCTTAAATCGCATTTATACACCTTTGCCGGCGATGAAATGCAAGGGCGTATGACAGGTTCTGAAGGTCAAAAAATGGCCGCAGAATACTTAGTGAACTTCTACAAGGCCGAAGGTATAGCCGGAGGCGTAACTGCAGAAGACTACTACCAAGAGATTCCCGCTAGCTATTTCTCTCGCGCTAGAGACCCTAAAGATTCAGAAAACGTATTAGCATTTATTAAAGGATCTGAGTTCCCTGACGAGGTGATCGTGCTTTCTGCGCATTACGACCACGTAGGAACCGACAAAAAAGGCAATGTCTATAACGGCGCAGACGATGACGGAAGCGGAACCGTGTCTATGTTAGAAATGGCTCAGGCTTTCCAACAAGCCGTAAAGGAGGGGAATGGCCCTAAGCGTTCCATTCTATTCTTGCACGTTACCGGAGAAGAGATTGGCTTGTACGGTTCGCGTTACTATACTGACAATCCTGTCTATCCATTGGAAAACACGGTTTGTAACCTAAATACGGACATGATCGGTCGTATAGACCCAGACAAGGCCGGCGGACCGGATTATATCTACCTTATTGGTAGCGATAAGTTGAGTCAAGAGTTGCACGATGTTTCTGAGATGATCAACAGCAAATACGTAAACCTAGAATTGGATTATACCTATAATGACGAGAACGACCCGAATCGTTTTTACTACCGTTCAGATCACTACAACTTTGCCAAGAACAATATTCCGATCATCTTCTACTTTAACGGTACTCACGAAGATTATCACCAGATCACAGATACGCCAGACAAGATCGAATACGAACTTATGGCCAAGCGTGCGCAACTCATCTTCCTAACGGCTTGGGAAGTGGCCAATCGCGAGGGTAGAATCACTGCAGATAAGGTTAAGCCTTAA
- a CDS encoding LytTR family DNA-binding domain-containing protein, with translation MHSIKTSFQPNFIIAILVGSWLFVFIMLVRPFQEESLSLQQWIIQALGYSLIVTACYLFIIPIQKQLYDKLQQWNIRYEISLLLLFYVVALLPSYAYHRSELLNGLYDLPDFFFKVFMPSAVVLSPLLVFARMYLVKDTESTEKSVIIRGTYKLDYLKLPWSNLVCVSSSQNYVDVFFLADGSLQKKTLRTSLKRIEEQIPELLRVHRSHLINTDHFRSWKNSKTLSLTQIEIPVSKNYKEGLSTL, from the coding sequence ATGCACAGTATAAAGACTTCATTTCAACCCAACTTTATCATTGCCATTTTGGTTGGTAGTTGGTTGTTTGTTTTTATAATGCTCGTTAGACCCTTTCAGGAGGAATCATTGTCATTACAGCAGTGGATCATACAAGCCTTAGGATACAGCCTAATCGTTACGGCTTGCTATTTGTTTATAATACCAATACAGAAGCAGCTATACGATAAATTACAGCAATGGAATATTCGCTATGAAATTTCCCTGCTCTTGCTTTTCTATGTCGTGGCTTTGCTGCCCAGTTATGCCTATCACCGCAGCGAACTTTTAAATGGCCTTTATGATTTACCCGATTTTTTTTTCAAGGTATTTATGCCTTCTGCTGTGGTCTTAAGCCCGCTGCTCGTTTTTGCCAGAATGTATCTGGTGAAGGATACGGAAAGCACAGAAAAGTCCGTGATTATTCGAGGGACATATAAATTGGACTATTTAAAGTTACCTTGGTCCAATTTGGTATGCGTGTCGAGTTCTCAAAATTATGTGGATGTATTTTTTTTAGCAGATGGAAGTTTGCAGAAAAAAACCTTACGTACTTCACTTAAAAGAATTGAAGAGCAAATCCCAGAGCTCCTCCGGGTGCATCGATCGCACCTCATTAACACAGATCATTTTCGATCTTGGAAGAACAGTAAAACACTTTCACTTACCCAGATCGAGATTCCAGTGAGCAAAAATTATAAAGAAGGACTCAGTACGCTTTAA
- a CDS encoding serine hydrolase, producing the protein MQGLWSCTKDATAINTLFGTSLSKQTVDAFIDKKMESLDMPGLSIAIINEGRVVYHNVKGYANKEKQQLVDSLSIFEGASISKPVFGHFVMTLVEDGLLDLDRPLYKYLPNHSIAHDERYRKITARMALSHRTGFPNWRDDYPTKELFIQFEPGSEYHYSGEGYQYLAEVVRQILNTNWAGVEAEFQKRIAIPFKMQHTKFILDAYLRRNKVQPYDQNGRWIDKSANAWWASRDSVFVAPTTLHSEALDFSKWMIAIMDQKGLSSEGYEELFKSHSDISSGLLEQDYTLGFVKLSVLNLADLYTHSGNNDGFSTYFALDKDKKWGFVFFTNASRVGEAFAQQLTYKLLLSGTNNKVIAIVLAFVSGLLLVLINLYLLLFRSRPAASGFRKTNLYIGFLCSSYVLALILLMLSLSYGMVKYLYPLGLFLLLCVLGISFNQMKKYRETQDDKKFNLIIQKALLICVLISGLIAGFVE; encoded by the coding sequence ATGCAAGGCCTATGGAGTTGTACTAAAGACGCTACTGCTATAAATACTCTTTTTGGCACAAGTCTTTCCAAGCAAACAGTTGATGCGTTTATCGACAAAAAGATGGAGTCTCTGGATATGCCTGGTCTATCTATCGCCATTATCAATGAAGGGCGTGTGGTCTATCACAATGTGAAGGGCTATGCCAATAAAGAGAAACAGCAGCTTGTAGATTCCCTTTCTATTTTTGAAGGTGCTTCCATATCCAAACCGGTATTTGGGCATTTCGTGATGACTTTGGTAGAAGATGGGTTGCTAGACTTGGATAGGCCGCTTTATAAATACTTGCCTAATCATTCGATAGCTCATGATGAAAGGTATCGAAAGATCACAGCCAGAATGGCTCTTTCTCACCGCACGGGATTTCCCAACTGGCGAGATGATTATCCAACCAAGGAGTTGTTTATTCAGTTTGAACCGGGTAGTGAATACCATTATTCTGGTGAGGGTTATCAATATTTGGCAGAAGTAGTACGGCAAATTTTAAATACCAATTGGGCCGGTGTAGAGGCTGAATTTCAAAAAAGAATAGCAATCCCATTCAAAATGCAGCATACAAAATTCATTCTGGATGCATATCTGCGCAGAAATAAAGTACAGCCTTATGATCAAAACGGGCGGTGGATCGACAAAAGTGCAAATGCTTGGTGGGCTAGTCGTGATTCGGTCTTTGTAGCTCCTACAACGCTGCACTCAGAAGCATTGGATTTTTCCAAATGGATGATCGCTATAATGGATCAGAAAGGCTTGTCATCTGAAGGATATGAGGAGTTGTTTAAATCTCATTCCGATATTTCCAGTGGATTGCTGGAACAAGACTATACTTTAGGGTTTGTCAAACTTTCTGTGCTCAATCTTGCCGACTTATATACCCACAGCGGTAACAATGATGGCTTTTCCACTTATTTTGCCTTAGACAAGGATAAAAAGTGGGGCTTCGTATTTTTCACCAACGCATCGCGGGTAGGCGAAGCATTTGCACAGCAATTGACCTACAAATTGTTATTGTCTGGAACAAATAATAAGGTAATTGCCATAGTATTGGCCTTTGTTTCTGGCTTGCTTTTAGTACTAATTAATCTATATCTGTTGCTGTTTAGGTCAAGACCTGCTGCATCTGGATTCAGAAAAACAAACCTATATATTGGATTCTTGTGCAGTAGTTATGTACTCGCTTTAATACTGCTTATGCTCTCGCTGTCTTATGGAATGGTCAAATACCTTTATCCCCTGGGGCTCTTTTTATTGCTTTGCGTGCTCGGAATTAGTTTTAATCAGATGAAGAAATATAGAGAAACACAAGACGACAAAAAGTTTAACTTGATCATCCAAAAAGCGCTGCTAATTTGCGTTTTGATCTCAGGACTTATTGCGGGCTTCGTTGAATAA